TAGCCGAAGAGGAACAAATTGAAAGCGAGGAGGAGAGGCGGGCATCTGGAATATTCTACACTCCGAGGAGCGAAGTGGATTTCATGTGCAGGATGGCGGTCTATGAATACCTCGAAAGGAACACCAAGCTCGATAAAGGCCTCCTCAGGAGTTTCGTGTTCACCCCACCCTATAATTGGGATCCAAAGAGCCTCTCCTGGAATGAAATAGAGACCCTTGAGAGGGCCCTCAACGAGGTCAGGGTCGTTGACCCCGCGGCTGGAAGCGGTGCGTTTCTCGTTGGAATGTACCACCTCCTCATAGAGCTCCACGAAAAGCTCACCGAGGACAGCAAGGTTACCTACAAGAAGAAGCTTGAAATCATCAGGGACAACATCTACGGCGTTGACATAAAGGACTGGGCGATAAGGGTGGCAAAGCTCAGGCTGTGGTTGGCGCTCATCGAGGGTGAGGGAACTATCCCGAACGAGCCGATCCTGCCCAACCTTGAGACGAAGCTCGCGGTTGGGGATTCGCTCGCTCCGCCACACTTTGTCCTGAGGGTCGGTGGAAAGAAAAAGGTCATTGAAATACCTCTGGCTAAATTCAGAGAGAGCCTCAAACTCCTCTGGGCCAAGAAGGGTGCGAGTGAGGCGATAGTCGCTTACAAAGAGCTCGTGAGAAAGTACTACATGGGTGAAAAGATAGACGGGAAGCCCGTTACTTTGAAGGACATCGAGATGGCCAAGTGGGGTGCGCTCCAGGAGTTCCTTGAGAGGGCCCTTGAGGAGGAGCTGAAGGCCAAGGAGAAGAAAGAGGTTAGGTTGCTCCTTGAGGCCGTCAAGAAAGAGGACTTTTCGGCCCTTGAGAAGCCGCCATTCATCTGGGAGCTTGATTTTCCAGATGTCATGCTCGAGAAGAGGGGCTTCGACATCGTGATAGCGAACCCGCCGTATGTTAAATCAAAAAAGATTTACCCTGAATACCATGATTTGGTTGAATTTCAGACATTACCTTTAGACCTTCAGAAAAAATTGAAGAAAGAGTATAAAAACAATATTAAAAAGCACATGGAATTAGTAATCCGGGAAAAATTTGGCAAAGAGTTATCGTTAAATCCGAATTCTGACCTGTATGTCTACTTTTTTGTCCAAGGTGTAAATCTACTAAACAAAGCCGGAACAATAGTATTCATCACTTCAAACTCTTGGATGGATAGTGAATACGGAAAGCCCCTCCAAGAATTCTTGCTTAGGGTTACTCACTTGAGGTATTTAATAGATTATTCTACTAGATCATTTGAGCAAGCAGAGGTTAATACATCCATAACAATTGCAACTAGAAAACCCAGAGAGCTCTTTAATACTGTGACAGATAACGCTGTCAAGTTTATACTGCTAAAAGTACCTTTTTCAAAGATTGCTTTAGACACTATTGGCACACTTTTTGACTCTCTTGAGTGTTCAGATGAATTTAATGTATTCAATACCAGATTATGTTTGTGGTCCAATGAGGAGATTACAATTAGATGGATTTCGGAAGTAGACTTAGCAAAACTGGGAGGGGCAAAAATAGGAAAGAAAAACCCATTGCTCCAAGCATACAATATCCACGGTAATTATCATGGAGTGAAATGGGGAACTCTCCTTGTAAGGGCCCCCAAAATAACCTACAGAATACTAGGAAACGATCGAGTATCATGGAAATACTTGGAAAAGGATAACATTGCCAGGGTTTATGAGGGTAGACCTACTGGTGCTAACAATTTCTTTTATCTTCAGAAAGAGACAATACGTGAGTTTGGAATTGAGCCTCAATATTTAAGGCCCGCAATCATGAAAGCTAGAGAATTATCAAGGATCATTATTGAAGACAAGGACATTAAAAGGTTCCTACTTTGTGTCTCAAAGCCCAAAAGTACGCTCAAAGAAACCAATGTGTTGAAATACATAGAGTATGGTGAGAAGAAAAAAATCAATCAAAGGAGCACGTTCGCATCAAAAAAGATATGGTACGCCTTGAATTGCAGAAAACCATCACCTTTAATTATGGCATGTGGAATTGGTTCGACCTTTATTTGTGCATACAATAAAGCGGAAGCATTGACTAGTAATAGTTTCGCGGAGATTGATGTTATATCTAAGGAAGATATTGTCCCACTGTGGGCATATTTTAACTCTACACTTGGGATATTCATGATTGAGCTCTATGGAAAGGCTAATATGGGAGGTGGTATGTTAAAAGTTGATCCCAATGAATATCGACAAATTCCTGTACTGATGGTCAAGAATAATAAATTGGGTCAAATTTTAAATAAAATGGCCAACCGCGAAATCAAGTCCATCTTTGAGGAGCTCGGCCTTCCAAAGCCCAACAGAGACCTGAGCAACATTAACCCCGAGGACGTCTCCCTCGACAGGGTTATGCCTGACAGGCGCGAGCTTGACAGGGTCATCTTCGAGGCCCTTGGCCTGACGGAGGAGGAGCAGCTTGAGGTTTACAAAGCTGTGGTGGAGCTCGTGAAGGCGAGGCTGGTGAAGGCGAAGACGTTTTCGAAGAAGAAGGGGAAGAAGTGAGGGGTGATTGAATTGTTGAGTGTTTTTATTAGCCATTCCTCCTCAGATTATGAAGTTATCACAAAGGTGAAAGAGACCTTAGAAGTTCAAGGATTCCATGTATACCTTGCAGAGGAAGACGTTAGGGCTGGTACTTATCTTCCCGCCAAGATAGAAGAGGCCATCAGACGATGTGATGTTGTTCTCGCAATATTGACAAGTAAAGCTTCAAAGTCGGCATGGGTTCAACAGGAATTGGGATATGCAAAAGCTATTGGAAAACTGATAATTCCCCTGGTAGAGGAGGGGGTTAATGTTACTGGCTTTTTAACCGGTGTTGAATACATAAGATTTGATCCGAGAAACTTAGAGCCAGCACTCCAAAAGATTAAGGAATACTTAACTAGACTAAAAGAGTCAAAGGAATTCAAGGAGATGCTTGGGGTGCTAATTTTGATTGCCTTGGGAGCTTTTGCAGCCTATTATTTGACTCACAAAAAATAATTTTAAACAAAGAAGGGAGTGTTCATGCACGAGCTCGACAAGGCAATATTTGAAGTCTTTACGGGCTCGGGAGGGACTATCGCGGCGAATCTAAGGCCATACCTTAGTCTAGTTCTTGAGGTTTATGGGGCATTCGAGATTATTCACAGGTTTATCCAATGGAGGAAGAGAGAAGAAAGGAAACGGAAACTTAAAAGATCCCTTGCACTCACGTTCCAGAAAAAGCTCGACAAGGCTCGTAATGATCTTGAAAAACTGGCAGATGATGTCGCATATGCATTTGGGGGCACTGTTTATGTACTCCATAGCGATACCACCTTTTGAACCAAAAGAAAAAGCTCAGAGAATAGTAAATCAAATTGAAAGAGATTACAAAGAGCTAACAAAAAGCATGTATGAACTTATGAAGCTTGTTAGAAGGCATAGGAACATGATTATCGATGCTCTTGATTTGGATGAAACTCAGATTTTATTGTTGGACGGTTTAGCTACTGCGTTTAAAAATGAAACCCCAGATATTGAGTCTCTCACTGATTATCTACCTCTTATCGTAGAAGAGATGCAGAAGAATGAGAAGAAGAGGCAAATTTTTAGTCAAGAGTTAGGCAAGCAAATTGGGAAATTTAACTCCACTTATAGTTTAGTTACCATAAATCACGCTCTGGGAATTAACCGGCAATACAAATAGTGCTTTAAAAAAGCCGCCAGACATGGGCTTAAAGAGTTCTCTCAGAAGTTTAATGAATGCCGTTTTGGTTAACTCCCACTCAGGTATCCCTTCAGCGTAATTTTCATAATGCCTTTTTAATACAATTGGCAACTGTGTTCTTGTGCACTCGAATAATATCTCCCAACTTGTCTCCACTATCATCTTCCAGTAGGTTTTCCACAAAGGAGTATTTGCGTTGGGCTTTTTGAACGTAGGCTTTTGATGAGAAGTTAACTTTTTCCGGGCTTTTAGGTGTTTTAATCTCCGGCTTCTCTCTCAAGTCGTAGTCAGCCGCGTTTCGTAAGGCTCTTAAGTACACCATAGAGTTATGGGCCTGTCTAATCCTCACGTCGTTAATTTCTTCCTTGAGTGCTTCGAAGAAGGCTATGATGGTTGCGTGTGAGTTTTTACCCTCAAGCGCGACAATAAAATCATTAAAATCCTTATCCCGCAAGGACTTAGGATACTTTTCCAGTCCCTTCTTTAAAACCTCCCTCAGCTGCAAAAAGGCGGAGTAATAATACCTTCCAACAGCGGTTCTGTTGATAGCATCGCGAGGAGGCGTACCGGAGTCCTCGTTTAAAGAACTCAGGTAGTCTCCAACTAACTTGAACCCTTTGGGGTCAAAGTCGGGCATGTCCCCCTCACCGTCATTCAAACAGGGAATACACGAGTATCCTGTTGGACACCTTGGGGTCCGCTGATAGGAGCTGATACTCGAACTCTTCTGATAAGTCAACGGCTTCCTCGGAATCCCTGAACTTTGCTATTATTACAACATGGGGGTTGATACCCCCCTCCGGTGTTCCCGCAGTTACTTTTATTTCCCTGACTTCTGGCTTATTCAACCATTCAGGGAGAATCCTCCGGAGATAACCAATTATCAGCTCTTTGTGGGGTAT
This Thermococcus cleftensis DNA region includes the following protein-coding sequences:
- a CDS encoding Eco57I restriction-modification methylase domain-containing protein, whose protein sequence is MVIVMAMTEGNDVVAEARVVESLLGGLEPEIRTNSAMDVFREIFEHWGFESEDEEVEREYLDDFVDENTGELKVISVARSRGLNFYVIYAETWKDTLKYRQKLVKNLLNFTSYSSDISFANFIIILDVIENPKSKKHKYWKLIIPIYQRKLESAKLNVYVIDPEEKKFRTLATNISKVALELRKHDTLSASLIRDALNNYMLVKPLAEEFFREYKRSYYDLKNWIKTRYGSELRALCPDDYLLTGESIEIPKAKREEIFVERASKTFAHTFFNRLMFVYFLQKKGWIVDLSTLRKELQDEVDLRNFVKWLHDQYEEYGGNFYGDYLRVLFLYAMNRPRRGYSRKDIEDINKVPSPIVRDVFLYGVPYFNGGLFSPVEIAGVNLDEVITEIDNKLITEIVMGFFEVYNFTVTEETPYEVEVAVDPAMLGKIYESLIAEEEQIESEEERRASGIFYTPRSEVDFMCRMAVYEYLERNTKLDKGLLRSFVFTPPYNWDPKSLSWNEIETLERALNEVRVVDPAAGSGAFLVGMYHLLIELHEKLTEDSKVTYKKKLEIIRDNIYGVDIKDWAIRVAKLRLWLALIEGEGTIPNEPILPNLETKLAVGDSLAPPHFVLRVGGKKKVIEIPLAKFRESLKLLWAKKGASEAIVAYKELVRKYYMGEKIDGKPVTLKDIEMAKWGALQEFLERALEEELKAKEKKEVRLLLEAVKKEDFSALEKPPFIWELDFPDVMLEKRGFDIVIANPPYVKSKKIYPEYHDLVEFQTLPLDLQKKLKKEYKNNIKKHMELVIREKFGKELSLNPNSDLYVYFFVQGVNLLNKAGTIVFITSNSWMDSEYGKPLQEFLLRVTHLRYLIDYSTRSFEQAEVNTSITIATRKPRELFNTVTDNAVKFILLKVPFSKIALDTIGTLFDSLECSDEFNVFNTRLCLWSNEEITIRWISEVDLAKLGGAKIGKKNPLLQAYNIHGNYHGVKWGTLLVRAPKITYRILGNDRVSWKYLEKDNIARVYEGRPTGANNFFYLQKETIREFGIEPQYLRPAIMKARELSRIIIEDKDIKRFLLCVSKPKSTLKETNVLKYIEYGEKKKINQRSTFASKKIWYALNCRKPSPLIMACGIGSTFICAYNKAEALTSNSFAEIDVISKEDIVPLWAYFNSTLGIFMIELYGKANMGGGMLKVDPNEYRQIPVLMVKNNKLGQILNKMANREIKSIFEELGLPKPNRDLSNINPEDVSLDRVMPDRRELDRVIFEALGLTEEEQLEVYKAVVELVKARLVKAKTFSKKKGKK
- a CDS encoding toll/interleukin-1 receptor domain-containing protein, with the translated sequence MIELLSVFISHSSSDYEVITKVKETLEVQGFHVYLAEEDVRAGTYLPAKIEEAIRRCDVVLAILTSKASKSAWVQQELGYAKAIGKLIIPLVEEGVNVTGFLTGVEYIRFDPRNLEPALQKIKEYLTRLKESKEFKEMLGVLILIALGAFAAYYLTHKK